The following DNA comes from Cytophagales bacterium.
GGAGTCTTTGCTCGAAAAGGTATGTTCATTACGATTTTCAAAGATTCCATAAATGGAATGACTTCTGTACATTAAAATTTCGGCCTTAGCTCTCTGGCTTTGGGGGACACCTGGCCAGCCGTACCTAGTCAACCTGACATTCGTCATGCCTGTGTTCATATAAGCCGGCTTTACCTAGCATTGAGGACTGAAAAGTACTGATTCTAAGATTAAACCGCCATCTAACTATCTAGATCGAAAAAAGGCACCCTCGGGTGCCTTTTTTAATATTCCATTCTACAGAGAACTTGACAATTAAGCAGACAAAGAATCCCCCTCTTGCTGCCTCCTGATCGCTAAATCATCTCTGGTATTCTTTTGTACTGCCACTGCTCCGAAAGTTGCCAGGATAAAGGCAAAAGCATAAAATCCCTTCTCGCTTGGGAGCATATCTGCATTCCATAGTCCAATCACCAATAAGATGATGGAGAGGATCGTTGAAAACCAGGAGAGACCATAATACAGATCAGTGACCTGTAACCCCTCTAACCTGTCTCGAACACTTTTTTGCACTGATATCACAGAAAAAAGTCCGAACATGAGAATAGCGAAGTAATAACCCTTTTCACTGAGTGCGATCTCGGCGCGCCAGAGGCCTACCAAATACCCAATCATTCCTACCAACAAGGCGACCCAGGAGGCCGCAATAAACGCGTTTGAAGTTTTTTGAATCATTGCCATTTCATTTAGAAGTGAAAATTCGATGGATCAAACGAGGGTTAGTGGTCTGCAGGTTTGTACATTCGTGTACAGAACAAATCGAAATTCATGGAAAAAACAGTAGATAACCGGCTCAAATGGATAAAAACGGGTTATCAACTATTCGGGGAAATTGGCCTTGAGGCGCTCAATGTTGAAAAGCTATCAAATCTGATGGGGCTTAATAGGTCCAGCTTTTATCATTATTTCAAGGACTTAATGGGCTATGAGGAAGCACTTTTCTCGTACCATGATACCCGATATCAATCGATCGCACAAGTGATCAAGGATTACCAACAATTTGAACAGCTTTTCAATAAGGAGGTATTTGAACATAAAGATGCGCTGGCTTTCCAGCGTCAATTGTTGATCAATCAATCGGTGAAAAGGTACAAGGAATGTTCTGAAGCAGTTCGTCACCATACTGAAGAAAAGACCTTCGCTTTGTGGACTGCTGCTAACAGTAATGCTGAGACTAGTGAAAAACAGTGGGCCATGTTCAAAGCCATGCGTGATTTCTATTTTGTCCATCATGGACAATCCAACGGATTAGATAATCCTAAAGAATTCATGTTGCTTTTGAACCAGTATGTCAACCAACAACTTGGGAGTTAGTCCCAATATCAATAAACGCCAAAGCACTTAAACAAAAAAGCTGCCCCTTTCGAGACAGCTTCTTTTTCAATTCAATCAGAATGATTGATTATTTCTTGGTGTCGACGGTCATGTCTTCAACTACATCACCTTTAGCGTCGAGCTCAACCATGTCGTAACCTAGTTTTCTAAGCTTTTCACGGTTGCTGGCGCCATCTCCTACCACCAAAATATAGAACTGGTCATCGTCCAGGTATTTCTTGGCAAGATCGTTGATCTCTTCCTTGGTAATGGTGTTGATGATCTTAGTTTGCTCATCTACATAAGAACGATCCAGGTCATAATGTACGATCCTTCTCAGGAAGCTCGCCTTTTGACCAGGAGTTTCATAGCTTCTGGCATCACGCTGACCAATGGACTTTCTCATGAAAGCCAATTCATCATCGGTTATACCTCGCTCCCTGTATTCGCTGATCTCTTTCATGAATTCTACCACAGAGCTATCCGTCGCTGTTCCCAGCACACCTGCCAGCGCAGTAAACGATCCCTCATCCTCAGAAGAAGAAAAGAAGCCTCTTGCCCCGTAGGTCCAGCCTTTGTCTTCTCTTAGGTTCAGGTTAATTCTACTATTAAATGCTCCACCTAATGGATAATTCATCAAGAAGGACTTAAAATATTCGCCGGTAGCATCGTATTCCATTCCTGTCATGTAGCCAATTCTGATCTGAGACTGAGGTGCATCTACTTTGTCCACCAGGTACAATTTGGTCTTATCCGCAGGCTTCGCTTTTGGCATTTCCGGAATTTTTACATTCTTATTCTCCCAGTTTTTCAAAAACGCTAACTCGGGAAGGACCTCATCTCGATCAACATCACCTACGATCACTAGTTCGCCCAGATTCGGCGAATAGTAACTCGCGTAAAAAGCTTTCACATCATCCAGCGTAATGTTTTTCACGGTTCCTTCTATCCCTCCTGCTGGTGAGGAGAAGATGTGATTATCGCCGTACAATAACTTGTTGTACACCTGCGACGCAATGGATCCCGGATCTTTTTGACTCGCAATGATGCTTTCCATTTGCTGCTTGATCACTCGATCAAAATCGGCTTGGGCAAATCCGGGACGCAATAGTTTTTCTTCCACCAGCTCCATGGTACGTGCCAGGTTTTTCTTCAAGGTGTTGACACTGACCGTGGTAGAGCTACGTCCTCCTGAAATATTGATAGAACTTCCGATCTTACGAAGCTCTTCCTGCATCTCTTCCGCCGTGTAGTTCTCGGTAGATTCGTTGAGTAATCCAGCTGTAATTTGCGCCAGGCCACTTTTTGAAGGGTCATTCGCGTCGAACTTATGTCCTCCATTCAGGGTCAATCGAACGGCCACCGTAGGGATCTCATCACTTTTTGTTCCAATGACTTTGATGCCATTGTCAAATTCTGTTTCCCAGAATTCAGGCACCTTTACCAAAGGACTGGCACCTGGTGTTGGCTGCTTGCTTCGATCGAAAGATTCATTGGTGGGCTTGTTGTAAGTAAGTCCGGTATAATCTGTTGTAGGAAATGGATTGTTTCCACTTGTTGGCTTCTCAAAATTATCTTCTGCCACAGGAGCAGTTTCTTCATTCGGTAAGTAGCTCAGGATCACCCCATTTTTTCCATAGATGTATTTATTGAACACTCTCATTACATCTTCGGCGGTGATGTCCAGGTAACGCTGCAAATCAGTGTTGATCATATTCGGGTTTTCAAACATGTACTGATATCGGGCCAATCTTGAAAGTTTACCGCTCACACTGGCCAGGCCATTGATTACACTAGATTCTCTACTGGCTTTGAACTTTTCCAGGTCTGCTTGAGAAACTCCATTTTCTGCAAATTCATCCAGAATGTTTCTCATCTCTTCTGCAAACTGAGTCAGTGTTTGTCCCGGGTATGGCAAAACAAACATGGTAAACTCACCGGACAGCTCTGAGGTAGGGTGGAATACTGAAGCCTGAATCGCTTTTTGTGTCAATACAAACTTCTTGAAAAAGTAAGAGCTTTGGCCCACACCTAATATCTCGGAAAGGCAATCTAATGCCGCTTCATCCGGGTGCATCGCGGGAACAGAAGGATAAGTGAACATGACCGCCGGGAATCGAATGTTCCGATCGATATGTGAAATGTATCGGTCTTCCCCTACGGAAACCAGGTCAAGCTCCATTTTCTCTACCTCTGGTCCAGCAGGAATAGAGCCAAAATATTTCTCAACCAGTTTGATCACCTCTTGCGGGTTAACATCTCCACCTACGGAAACAGCAGCATTATTTGGGCCATACCAACGCATGAAGAAATTCTTCAGGTCATCCAGATTTGCACTATCCAAATCTTTCAACAAACCAATCGTTAACCAGGAATATGGGTGTCCATAAGGATATAGGGCTTCCATGGTTTTTTCACTCCACAGTCCGTAAGGTCTGTTGAGGTAGTTCTGTCCTTTCTCGTTTTTTACGGTGGCTCTTTGAACTTCGAATTTTTCAGGAGTTACGGCATCCAGGAGAAAGCCCATGCGATCTGCTTCCAACCAAAGCATGGTTTCCAGCTGATTACTTGGTACCGTCTCAAAGTAATTAGTCCTGTCGCGATTGGTCGTTCCATTTAGCGTCCCTCCGGATTCTGTGACAATTTTGAAATGTTCTTCGTCGGCCACATTGTCCGAACCCTGGAACATCATGTGCTCAAAGAAGTGAGCAAAACCCGATCTTTGAAGTTCTTCTCTGGCCGAACCAACATGGTAAGTAACATCTACATGAACCAGTGGGTCAGAGTGATCTTCATGAATGATCAGCGTAAGGCCATTGTCCAGTTGATATTTTTCATAGGGAATCACAAGATCGTCCCCAGTCTTCTCGACCTTCTCGATCAGTTTGGTTTGCCCGTGAAGCATCAATACAGATATCAATGCTGTACAGCAGGCGATCAATTTTCTCATTTTGTTTTAGGATTTGTTTCCTCAATGTTACGGAGAAAATCCTACTTGAGATGTCTCAGATCAAACTATCCGTCGTTCTGTCTGAAAAAGTGAAAGACTCTGTAAACCAGTGGACCTAATTTGGACAACTGTTAGCGGGAAAAGGATATTTAAAGCAGTGTAATATGATACGAACATTTACTTTAAAGAGGATGTCTCCTCGAAAGTCGTCTTTCCCCAAGGTAATTTCGAAATGGGGATTGCACCACAACCCTGGGTAAATTCCTATCACACCTTCAATTCCCGGGTCTTTCCGGACAGTTCCTCGACGATAGACTGGACCCTCCGGATGTTTTCGTGATTGGCTTCTATGGATTGCACAACCGATTCGGAGGTAGCATTCACCTGCTGTGCACCGGCCGCTGTTTCTTCCGAGATCACAATTACTTGCTCCGT
Coding sequences within:
- the yiaA gene encoding inner membrane protein YiaA; protein product: MIQKTSNAFIAASWVALLVGMIGYLVGLWRAEIALSEKGYYFAILMFGLFSVISVQKSVRDRLEGLQVTDLYYGLSWFSTILSIILLVIGLWNADMLPSEKGFYAFAFILATFGAVAVQKNTRDDLAIRRQQEGDSLSA
- a CDS encoding pitrilysin family protein, producing the protein MRKLIACCTALISVLMLHGQTKLIEKVEKTGDDLVIPYEKYQLDNGLTLIIHEDHSDPLVHVDVTYHVGSAREELQRSGFAHFFEHMMFQGSDNVADEEHFKIVTESGGTLNGTTNRDRTNYFETVPSNQLETMLWLEADRMGFLLDAVTPEKFEVQRATVKNEKGQNYLNRPYGLWSEKTMEALYPYGHPYSWLTIGLLKDLDSANLDDLKNFFMRWYGPNNAAVSVGGDVNPQEVIKLVEKYFGSIPAGPEVEKMELDLVSVGEDRYISHIDRNIRFPAVMFTYPSVPAMHPDEAALDCLSEILGVGQSSYFFKKFVLTQKAIQASVFHPTSELSGEFTMFVLPYPGQTLTQFAEEMRNILDEFAENGVSQADLEKFKASRESSVINGLASVSGKLSRLARYQYMFENPNMINTDLQRYLDITAEDVMRVFNKYIYGKNGVILSYLPNEETAPVAEDNFEKPTSGNNPFPTTDYTGLTYNKPTNESFDRSKQPTPGASPLVKVPEFWETEFDNGIKVIGTKSDEIPTVAVRLTLNGGHKFDANDPSKSGLAQITAGLLNESTENYTAEEMQEELRKIGSSINISGGRSSTTVSVNTLKKNLARTMELVEEKLLRPGFAQADFDRVIKQQMESIIASQKDPGSIASQVYNKLLYGDNHIFSSPAGGIEGTVKNITLDDVKAFYASYYSPNLGELVIVGDVDRDEVLPELAFLKNWENKNVKIPEMPKAKPADKTKLYLVDKVDAPQSQIRIGYMTGMEYDATGEYFKSFLMNYPLGGAFNSRINLNLREDKGWTYGARGFFSSSEDEGSFTALAGVLGTATDSSVVEFMKEISEYRERGITDDELAFMRKSIGQRDARSYETPGQKASFLRRIVHYDLDRSYVDEQTKIINTITKEEINDLAKKYLDDDQFYILVVGDGASNREKLRKLGYDMVELDAKGDVVEDMTVDTKK
- a CDS encoding TetR/AcrR family transcriptional regulator; its protein translation is MEKTVDNRLKWIKTGYQLFGEIGLEALNVEKLSNLMGLNRSSFYHYFKDLMGYEEALFSYHDTRYQSIAQVIKDYQQFEQLFNKEVFEHKDALAFQRQLLINQSVKRYKECSEAVRHHTEEKTFALWTAANSNAETSEKQWAMFKAMRDFYFVHHGQSNGLDNPKEFMLLLNQYVNQQLGS